CAAAAAAGATGGGGCTAAAAGATTGccttaaaaagtatttttgcaTTTGTAGCAAACGTGCTAGCCTTGTCGAACAAGCAAATCTCTATGGTAtaggaaaagaaataaatacACTGAAGAAGAGGCTCGAGGAGATCCAACGAAATCGGGAAATTTTCAATATTAGAGATATCAATGATGGAAGAGAAGGATCAGATCGCACGAATGAAAGACTAAATCAACTACGAAGAGAGACGCCATACGGAGACAATGAGCTTGTTGTAGGCTTTCAAGAGGATGCTGCAAAATTGGAGTCTGAACTTGTCAAGGAAGTCAAACACCGAAGAGTGATATCAATCGTGGGCATGGGCGGCTTAGGTAAGACAACTATAGCTCGGAAGCTTTACAACAACAATTGCCTTAGAGACAAATTTGACTGTTGTGCTTGGGTTTCTGTGTCCAAAGATTACAAAATCCAGGATCTTCTTCTAAGAACCATAAAATCTTTCGAGAGGCCGACAAGGAAAGAGGAATTTGAACTTTTGGAGAAGATGAAAGAATTAGATGATTTGGAGACTCAGCTACGTAAGTATTTGGAAGGACGTCGATACTTGGTGGTGGTTGATGATGTATGGGACGTAAATGCTTGGGCAAGCTTGAGGAGAGCTTTTCCAGACAACAAAAATGGAAGCATGGTAATTATGACGACCCGAAATAAAACTGTTGCCGAGCATTGCGATGAGAGACCGTATGTCTATGAGCTCCCATTTTTGAAGGAAGAAGAAAGTTGGGAATTGTTCTGTAAGAAAGCGTTTCCTACCTATGACGAGGTTGGAGACAAGAAAATTTTTTGTCCTCCAACCTTGGAGGGTTTGGCAAGAGAAATGGTCAGCAAATGCCGCGGCTTGCCCCTAGCCTTAGTCGTATTGGGAGGGGTACTGCACAGAAAACATCCCGATGAGTGGTCCAAGCTGAAAGACCAAATATGGCGCCATGTAACAGAAGAGTCGGATAATGTCAAATACATATTGGAATTAAGCTTCAACGATTTGCCTCATCACTTGAAGTCGTGCTTTCTTTACTTGGGTTTGTTTCCAGAAGACTATGAAATTGATGCTGAGAGACTTTGTTGGTTGTGGGAGGCGGAGGGTTTCATAAAACTGGATGAGGAACCTTTTGAGATGGCATATCTGCAACAGCTAATTGACAGAAGTTTGATTCTAGTTTCAGAAAGAAACTGGAGGAGAATCGTGAAATGCCGAGTGCATGATTTGCTCCGTGATCTTGCAATCCGAAAGTCAAAGGAGCTAAATTTCCTTCACATCTATGATGGAACTCATCATTCACAGCTCACTCGAAATAGTCGACGACTGGCTTCACATTGTGGATTTAAGAGGTTTGTTTCATTGGATCATTCAGATATGCGCTTACGAACTCTCTTGTTTTTCAATTGTGAAAACGAATccaatgattttgaaatagcaCAGTTACAACCTTTATGCATGAAGTTGAGATTACTGAGAGTGCTAAATCTTGAGGAGCTTTCTTTCCGTGGTTCTCGAGAAACAGGGGAAGTAAGGCTACTTGATGAAATAGGGAAACTTATTCACTTGAGGTACTTGGGGTTACGTGGCACAGAAATAAATCAGCTCTCGCCGTCCATCGGTAACTTACATGCCCTACAAACGTTGGAGCTAAGTTATGATTCCGATCCAATTCAATTACCTGATGAAATACGCAATGCAAAGCAGCTAAGACGTTTAGTTGGAGTTTTCAAGTGGCCGTTTCCGGTGGACAATTTGACTGAGCTTCGAACTCTCAGAGGGGTGGTAGTTGAGGATCAGATGGAGTTCGAACCAACGGGTTTGATCAATCTTCGTGAGCTCTGCGTAAGAattgagggaagggacaaaagAATCACACTAGACTCTATCGGTGGACTTAGAAGCCTCCAAGCCTTGCATCTAGCAGTTGATTTAGGAGACTCTGGTTTGTTCCCTGCATTGCAACCGCTTTCTCATTGCCAAAACCTCATCCAAATGAGATTAGAGGTCGAAGGAGCTTGGAAGTTGCCAGCAAAGGTCCACCAATTCCTACCGAATCTCAAGTACCTTTTGATAAAATCTAAATCTCTTACTGAAGATCCCTTTCCTGTGTTGGAGAAGCTTCCCAATTTGACCGTGTTGGAGTTGCAGAACTATCGTGGACCTAAATTGGTTTGCTCTGCTAAAGGATTCCCTCAACTCGAAATCCTAGAGGTTTATGGAAGTTCTTACGGGGAGCTGGAAGTGGAAGAAGGAGGAATGCCCACGCTTAAGGGCTTTACAATGAGTGGTTTTAATCTTTCCGACAATTCAGAGAGGCTACGCTCCATCCCCGACCCGCCCTTTATTGATGATGAGGTTTGGCCTTACTAAGTAACAGAACGTGTTACCTGGGAATAATAGCTTGCCTGTTGTAAGAGGTGCTATACAACCtttaattgtttattttcttgtgaTGTTGATGTTGTTTGGACTACTGGGCTCAGTAATCTTCATCGGCTTTCATGTAATTAAAGCTTGTGTTCTAATTAAGCTCATGAAGCCTATGTTTCGTGTGGGTTCAGTACTAATGCCAAAGGTGGTGGCtaaattgtttgtttttcaatcTTGGAAAAAAACTTCTCCTGcctttttatctatttttttatttagttcATGTGAGAACATCAATATAAGATACAGTTATAGGGGCCTGCTGAGAGGATTTGGACACTCAACAACTTGGCCTAGCTTGTAAGTTCCCTGCTACGTTTG
This DNA window, taken from Rhododendron vialii isolate Sample 1 chromosome 8a, ASM3025357v1, encodes the following:
- the LOC131298166 gene encoding putative disease resistance RPP13-like protein 3, whose product is MVDAVVSFVVERLGELLIEQVVFLRGVRDEVTWLRNKLDMMSCFLKDAEEKQDGDHRVRKWISDVRDVAYDAEDIIDNFILKVEEGEGTPKKMGLKDCLKKYFCICSKRASLVEQANLYGIGKEINTLKKRLEEIQRNREIFNIRDINDGREGSDRTNERLNQLRRETPYGDNELVVGFQEDAAKLESELVKEVKHRRVISIVGMGGLGKTTIARKLYNNNCLRDKFDCCAWVSVSKDYKIQDLLLRTIKSFERPTRKEEFELLEKMKELDDLETQLRKYLEGRRYLVVVDDVWDVNAWASLRRAFPDNKNGSMVIMTTRNKTVAEHCDERPYVYELPFLKEEESWELFCKKAFPTYDEVGDKKIFCPPTLEGLAREMVSKCRGLPLALVVLGGVLHRKHPDEWSKLKDQIWRHVTEESDNVKYILELSFNDLPHHLKSCFLYLGLFPEDYEIDAERLCWLWEAEGFIKLDEEPFEMAYLQQLIDRSLILVSERNWRRIVKCRVHDLLRDLAIRKSKELNFLHIYDGTHHSQLTRNSRRLASHCGFKRFVSLDHSDMRLRTLLFFNCENESNDFEIAQLQPLCMKLRLLRVLNLEELSFRGSRETGEVRLLDEIGKLIHLRYLGLRGTEINQLSPSIGNLHALQTLELSYDSDPIQLPDEIRNAKQLRRLVGVFKWPFPVDNLTELRTLRGVVVEDQMEFEPTGLINLRELCVRIEGRDKRITLDSIGGLRSLQALHLAVDLGDSGLFPALQPLSHCQNLIQMRLEVEGAWKLPAKVHQFLPNLKYLLIKSKSLTEDPFPVLEKLPNLTVLELQNYRGPKLVCSAKGFPQLEILEVYGSSYGELEVEEGGMPTLKGFTMSGFNLSDNSERLRSIPDPPFIDDEVWPY